The Camelus dromedarius isolate mCamDro1 chromosome 25, mCamDro1.pat, whole genome shotgun sequence genome has a segment encoding these proteins:
- the LOC135319274 gene encoding sterile alpha motif domain-containing protein 1-like has product MVHKQPPQFQSHAQNPPPRRHRLEGTGRESRGHGRGSATFVIVYEAQPEPGARRSGAEGWKGKEAGKDKDASSGSRPPLRTPGASISPRNKRAKAAAGASPETFPAPKLARLSLDTRRHVSSPPAPARGVGAGAASHGPGSRRRGTPHPRTHLPPVAPAAGSASTRTAASPAPVRSLLPAPPSPRPREVGPAAAPESRGGPPELSRALPPRLLGGWAGPTRP; this is encoded by the coding sequence ATGGTACACAAACAGCCCCCACAATTTCAGAGCCATGCCCAGAATCCTCCCCCTCGGCGGCATCGGCTGGAGGGCACGGGACGGGAGAGCAGGGGACACGGGAGAGGATCCGCGACGTTTGTTATTGTTTATGAAGCCCAGCCAGAACCCGGAGCGCGGCGCTCGGGGGCCGAGGGGTGGAAGGGGAAAGAAGCCGGGAAGGACAAAGATGCCTCCTCGGGCTCGAGGCCACCTCTCCGGACACCCGGGGCCAGCATCAGCCCGCGGAACAAGAGGGCCAAGGCCGCCGCCGGAGCTTCCCCGGAGACATTTCCAGCCCCGAAATTAGCCCGGCTTTCCCTGGACACCCGAAGGCACGTAAGCTCTCCTCCGGCTCCCGCTCGCGGAGTTGGCGCTGGCGCGGCCAGCCACGGCCCCGGCTCCCGCCGCCGCGGAACGCCGCATCCGCGCACTCACCTGCCTCCGGTCGCGCCCGCGGCCGGCTCAGCCTCCACACGGACCGCAGCCAGCCCGGCGCCCGTCCGCTCCCTTCTGCCCGCTccgccctcgccccgcccccgggAGGTGGGACCGGCCGCCGCGCCGGAATCTCGGGGCGGCCCTCCTGAACTCTCGCGAGCCCTCCCTCCTCGGCTTCTCGGTGGCTGGGCCGGTCCGACTCGGCCCTGA